Proteins from one Anopheles nili chromosome 2, idAnoNiliSN_F5_01, whole genome shotgun sequence genomic window:
- the LOC128722201 gene encoding V-type proton ATPase 116 kDa subunit a 1 isoform X11, giving the protein MGSLFRSEEMSLCQLFLQSEAAYACVSELGELGLVQFRDLNPDVNAFQRKFVNEVRRCDEMERKLRYLEKEIKKDGIPMLDTGESPEAPQPREMIDLEATFEKLENELREVNQNAEALKRNYLELTELKHILRKTQVFFDEQEGGMHTTESMTRALITDESRTGKAMGPVQLGFVAGVILRERLPAFERMLWRACRGNVFLRQAMIEDPLEDPSNGDKVYKSVFIIFFQGDQLKTRVKKICEGFRATLYPCPEAPTDRREMAMGVMTRIEDLHTVLGQTQDHRHRVLVAAAKNLKNWFVKVRKIKAIYHTLNLFNLDVTQKCLIAECWVPLLDFETIQIALRRGTERSGSSVPPILNRMETFEDPPTYNRTNKFTHAFQALINAYGVASYREMNPAPYTIITFPFLFAVMFGDLGHGTIMALFGLWMVLKEKPLAAKKSDNEIWNIFFGGRYIIFLMGVFSMYTGFVYNDIFSKSLKVFNSAWVINYNTSTVMTNKALQLDPKGLDYAQTPYPFGLDPVWQVAGPNKIIFQNAYKMKISIIFGVIHMLFGVFVGLFNHRYFKNKMAIYCEFIPQVIFLVFLFFYMTLLMFIKWVKYSASSKEIAFSEGCAPSILITFINMVLFKPAETTSKDCSPFMFAGQEGIQKFLVVVALLCVPWMLLAKPILIMRSRKENGDADGLNQHNAPANQGGQQPAQQGGGHGHDNEEMSEIFIHQGIHTIEYVLGSVSHTASYLRLWALSLAHAQLAEVLWNMVLQNGLKQDGWIGGIALWAVFAFWAVLTVGILVLMEGLSAFLHTLRLHWVEFQSKFYAGLGYAFQPFSFEVILDSSSGSSED; this is encoded by the exons ATggggtcgcttttccgcagTGAAGAGATGTCCCTTTGCCAGCTCTTCTTGCAGAGTGAGGCGGCATATGCATGTGTTTCGGAATTGGGAGAGCTCGGATTGGTTCAGTTTCGTGAT CTTAATCCCGACGTCAATGCGTTCCAACGGAAGTTCGTTAACGAGGTGCGTCGATGTGACGAAATGGAGCGCAAGCTGCGTTACCTTGAGAAGGAGATCAAGAAAGATGGTATCCCCATGCTGGACACCGGCGAAAGTCCTGAAGCACCGCAGCCTCGCGAGATGATCGATCTAGAGGCAACCTTCGAAAAGCTAGAGAACGAGCTACGCGAAGTGAATCAAAACGCCGAAGCTCTCAAGCGTAACTATCTCGAGCTGACCGAACTGAAGCACATCCTGCGTAAGACTCAGGTCTTCTTTGACGAG CAAGAAGGTGGCATGCATACCACCGAATCGATGACCCGAGCGTTGATCACCGACGAATCACGCACTGGCAAGGCTATGGGTCCTGTTCAGCTAGG CTTCGTGGCTGGAGTGATTCTACGAGAACGTTTGCCAGCGTTCGAACGCATGCTTTGGCGTGCTTGCCGTGGCAACGTGTTTCTACGTCAGGCAATGATTGAAGATCCGCTGGAGGATCCTTCAAAC GGAGACAAGGTGTACAAGTCCGTGTTCATCATCTTCTTCCAAGGCGATCAGCTGAAGACACGTGTGAAGAAGATTTGCGAAGGCTTCCGCGCTACGCTGTACCCATGCCCGGAAGCTCCGACCGATCGGCGCGAGATGGCGATGGGTGTGATGACCCGCATCGAGGACCTGCATACCGTCCTCGGACAAACGCAGGATCATCGGCACCGCGTGCTGGTTGCTGCGGCCAAGAATTTGAAGAATTGGTTCGTGAAGGTGCGCAAGATCAAGGCCATCTATCACACGCTGAATTTGTTCAATTTGGACGTAACGCAAAAGTGTCTTATCGCTGAGTGCTGGGTGCCACTGTTGGACTTCGAGACGATCCAGATCGCTTTGCGGCGCGGCACCGAGCGGTCCGGGTCCTCCGTACCGCCGATTCTGAACCGGATGGAAACGTTCGAAGATCCACCGACGTACAACCGGACGAATAAGTTCACGCATGCGTTCCAGGCTCTGATCAATGCGTACGGTGTCGCGAGCTATCGTGAGATGAATCCAGCCCCATACACCATCATCACTTTCCCGTTTCTGTTCGCGGTGATGTTCGGGGATCTTGGTCACGGTACGATCATGGCGCTGTTTGGCTTGTGGATGGTGTTAAAGGAGAAACCGTTGGCAGCTAAGAAATCGGACAACGAAATCTGGAACATATTCTTCGGCGGGCGGTACATCATCTTCCTGATGGGCGTGTTTTCGATGTACACGGGCTTCGTGTACAACGACATCTTTTCCAAGTCACTTAAGGTGTTCAATTCCGCCTGGGTCATCAACTACAATACCTCCACCGTGATGACCAACAAGGCGCTGCAGCTGGACCCGAAGGGTCTCGACTATGCTCAAACGCCCTATCCGTTCGGGTTGGATCCCGTATGGCAAGTGGCTGGGCCGAACAAAATCATCTTCCAGAACGCGTACAAGATGAAGATATCGATCATCTTCGGTGTGATCCACATGTTGTTCGGTGTGTTCGTGGGGCTGTTCAACCATCGGTACTTCAAGAACAAAATGGCCATCTACTGCGAATTCATCCCTCAGGTCATCTTCctggtgtttttgttcttctatATGACGCTGCTGATGTTCATCAAATGGGTGAAGTATTCGGCGAGCTCTAAGGAAATAGCCTTTTCGGAGGGTTGCGCTCCTTCCATTCTGATTACATTCATCAACATGGTACTGTTCAAGCCGGCTGAGACTACCAGCAAAGACTGCTCGCCGTTCATGTTTGCCGGGCAGGAGGGAATCCAGAAGTTCCTCGTCGTGGTGGCGCTGCTTTGCGTCCCCTGGATGTTGCTTGCGAAACCGATCCTGATTATGCGCAGTCGCAAGGAA AATGGCGACGCTGACGGTTTGAATCAACATAACGCACCCGCCAATCAAGGCGGACAGCAACCGGCACAGCAGGGCGGTGGTCATGGCCACGATAACGAGGAAATGTCCGAGATCTTCATCCACCAGGGCATCCACACGATCGAGTATGTTCTCGGATCCGTTTCGCACACCGCATCGTATCTTCGGCTGTGGGCTCTGTCGTTGGCTCATGCCC AGCTGGCCGAGGTGCTGTGGAACATGGTGTTGCAGAACGGGCTGAAACAAGACGGGTGGATCGGTGGCATCGCTTTGTGGGCTGTGTTCGCGTTCTGGGCCGTGCTGACGGTGGGCATTCTTGTGCTGATGGAGGGTCTCTCGGCGTTCCTGCACACTCTTCGTCTGCACTG GGTTGAGTTCCAGAGCAAATTTTACGCCGGCCTGGGCTACGCCTTCCAGCCATTCTCGTTCGAGGTCATCCTCGATTCTAGTTCCGGCTCGTCAGAAGACTAA
- the LOC128722201 gene encoding V-type proton ATPase 116 kDa subunit a 1 isoform X6, translating into MGSLFRSEEMSLCQLFLQSEAAYACVSELGELGLVQFRDLNPDVNAFQRKFVNEVRRCDEMERKLRYLEKEIKKDGIPMLDTGESPEAPQPREMIDLEATFEKLENELREVNQNAEALKRNYLELTELKHILRKTQVFFDEQEGGMHTTESMTRALITDESRTGKAMGPVQLGFVAGVILRERLPAFERMLWRACRGNVFLRQAMIEDPLEDPSNGDKVYKSVFIIFFQGDQLKTRVKKICEGFRATLYPCPEAPTDRREMAMGVMTRIEDLHTVLGQTQDHRHRVLVAAAKNLKNWFVKVRKIKAIYHTLNLFNLDVTQKCLIAECWVPLLDFETIQIALRRGTERSGSSVPPILNRMETFEDPPTYNRTNKFTHAFQALINAYGVASYREMNPAPYTIITFPFLFAVMFGDLGHGTIMALFGLWMVLKEKPLAAKKSDNEIWNIFFGGRYIIFLMGVFSMYTGFVYNDIFSKSLKVFNSAWVINYNTSTVMTNKALQLDPKGLDYAQTPYPFGLDPVWQVAGPNKIIFQNAYKMKISIIFGVIHMLFGVFVGLFNHRYFKNKMAIYCEFIPQVIFLVFLFFYMTLLMFIKWVKYSASSKEIAFSEGCAPSILITFINMVLFKPAETTSKDCSPFMFAGQEGIQKFLVVVALLCVPWMLLAKPILIMRSRKEAAHQPIAPYSNENGDADGLNQHNAPANQGGQQPAQQGGGHGHDNEEMSEIFIHQGIHTIEYVLGSVSHTASYLRLWALSLAHAQLAEVLWNMVLQNGLKQDGWIGGIALWAVFAFWAVLTVGILVLMEGLSAFLHTLRLHWVEFQSKFYAGLGYAFQPFSFEVILDSSSGSSED; encoded by the exons ATggggtcgcttttccgcagTGAAGAGATGTCCCTTTGCCAGCTCTTCTTGCAGAGTGAGGCGGCATATGCATGTGTTTCGGAATTGGGAGAGCTCGGATTGGTTCAGTTTCGTGAT CTTAATCCCGACGTCAATGCGTTCCAACGGAAGTTCGTTAACGAGGTGCGTCGATGTGACGAAATGGAGCGCAAGCTGCGTTACCTTGAGAAGGAGATCAAGAAAGATGGTATCCCCATGCTGGACACCGGCGAAAGTCCTGAAGCACCGCAGCCTCGCGAGATGATCGATCTAGAGGCAACCTTCGAAAAGCTAGAGAACGAGCTACGCGAAGTGAATCAAAACGCCGAAGCTCTCAAGCGTAACTATCTCGAGCTGACCGAACTGAAGCACATCCTGCGTAAGACTCAGGTCTTCTTTGACGAG CAAGAAGGTGGCATGCATACCACCGAATCGATGACCCGAGCGTTGATCACCGACGAATCACGCACTGGCAAGGCTATGGGTCCTGTTCAGCTAGG CTTCGTGGCTGGAGTGATTCTACGAGAACGTTTGCCAGCGTTCGAACGCATGCTTTGGCGTGCTTGCCGTGGCAACGTGTTTCTACGTCAGGCAATGATTGAAGATCCGCTGGAGGATCCTTCAAAC GGAGACAAGGTGTACAAGTCCGTGTTCATCATCTTCTTCCAAGGCGATCAGCTGAAGACACGTGTGAAGAAGATTTGCGAAGGCTTCCGCGCTACGCTGTACCCATGCCCGGAAGCTCCGACCGATCGGCGCGAGATGGCGATGGGTGTGATGACCCGCATCGAGGACCTGCATACCGTCCTCGGACAAACGCAGGATCATCGGCACCGCGTGCTGGTTGCTGCGGCCAAGAATTTGAAGAATTGGTTCGTGAAGGTGCGCAAGATCAAGGCCATCTATCACACGCTGAATTTGTTCAATTTGGACGTAACGCAAAAGTGTCTTATCGCTGAGTGCTGGGTGCCACTGTTGGACTTCGAGACGATCCAGATCGCTTTGCGGCGCGGCACCGAGCGGTCCGGGTCCTCCGTACCGCCGATTCTGAACCGGATGGAAACGTTCGAAGATCCACCGACGTACAACCGGACGAATAAGTTCACGCATGCGTTCCAGGCTCTGATCAATGCGTACGGTGTCGCGAGCTATCGTGAGATGAATCCAGCCCCATACACCATCATCACTTTCCCGTTTCTGTTCGCGGTGATGTTCGGGGATCTTGGTCACGGTACGATCATGGCGCTGTTTGGCTTGTGGATGGTGTTAAAGGAGAAACCGTTGGCAGCTAAGAAATCGGACAACGAAATCTGGAACATATTCTTCGGCGGGCGGTACATCATCTTCCTGATGGGCGTGTTTTCGATGTACACGGGCTTCGTGTACAACGACATCTTTTCCAAGTCACTTAAGGTGTTCAATTCCGCCTGGGTCATCAACTACAATACCTCCACCGTGATGACCAACAAGGCGCTGCAGCTGGACCCGAAGGGTCTCGACTATGCTCAAACGCCCTATCCGTTCGGGTTGGATCCCGTATGGCAAGTGGCTGGGCCGAACAAAATCATCTTCCAGAACGCGTACAAGATGAAGATATCGATCATCTTCGGTGTGATCCACATGTTGTTCGGTGTGTTCGTGGGGCTGTTCAACCATCGGTACTTCAAGAACAAAATGGCCATCTACTGCGAATTCATCCCTCAGGTCATCTTCctggtgtttttgttcttctatATGACGCTGCTGATGTTCATCAAATGGGTGAAGTATTCGGCGAGCTCTAAGGAAATAGCCTTTTCGGAGGGTTGCGCTCCTTCCATTCTGATTACATTCATCAACATGGTACTGTTCAAGCCGGCTGAGACTACCAGCAAAGACTGCTCGCCGTTCATGTTTGCCGGGCAGGAGGGAATCCAGAAGTTCCTCGTCGTGGTGGCGCTGCTTTGCGTCCCCTGGATGTTGCTTGCGAAACCGATCCTGATTATGCGCAGTCGCAAGGAAGCTGCG catcaaCCGATTGCGCCGTACAGCAACGAGAATGGCGACGCTGACGGTTTGAATCAACATAACGCACCCGCCAATCAAGGCGGACAGCAACCGGCACAGCAGGGCGGTGGTCATGGCCACGATAACGAGGAAATGTCCGAGATCTTCATCCACCAGGGCATCCACACGATCGAGTATGTTCTCGGATCCGTTTCGCACACCGCATCGTATCTTCGGCTGTGGGCTCTGTCGTTGGCTCATGCCC AGCTGGCCGAGGTGCTGTGGAACATGGTGTTGCAGAACGGGCTGAAACAAGACGGGTGGATCGGTGGCATCGCTTTGTGGGCTGTGTTCGCGTTCTGGGCCGTGCTGACGGTGGGCATTCTTGTGCTGATGGAGGGTCTCTCGGCGTTCCTGCACACTCTTCGTCTGCACTG GGTTGAGTTCCAGAGCAAATTTTACGCCGGCCTGGGCTACGCCTTCCAGCCATTCTCGTTCGAGGTCATCCTCGATTCTAGTTCCGGCTCGTCAGAAGACTAA
- the LOC128722201 gene encoding V-type proton ATPase 116 kDa subunit a 1 isoform X8 → MGSLFRSEEMSLCQLFLQSEAAYACVSELGELGLVQFRDLNPDVNAFQRKFVNEVRRCDEMERKLRYLEKEIKKDGIPMLDTGESPEAPQPREMIDLEATFEKLENELREVNQNAEALKRNYLELTELKHILRKTQVFFDEQEGGMHTTESMTRALITDESRTGKAMGPVQLGFVAGVILRERLPAFERMLWRACRGNVFLRQAMIEDPLEDPSNGDKVYKSVFIIFFQGDQLKTRVKKICEGFRATLYPCPEAPTDRREMAMGVMTRIEDLHTVLGQTQDHRHRVLVAAAKNLKNWFVKVRKIKAIYHTLNLFNLDVTQKCLIAECWVPLLDFETIQIALRRGTERSGSSVPPILNRMETFEDPPTYNRTNKFTHAFQALINAYGVASYREMNPAPYTIITFPFLFAVMFGDLGHGTIMALFGLWMVLKEKPLAAKKSDNEIWNIFFGGRYIIFLMGVFSMYTGFVYNDIFSKSLKVFNSAWVINYNTSTVMTNKALQLDPKGLDYAQTPYPFGLDPVWQVAGPNKIIFQNAYKMKISIIFGVIHMLFGVFVGLFNHRYFKNKMAIYCEFIPQVIFLVFLFFYMTLLMFIKWVKYSASSKEIAFSEGCAPSILITFINMVLFKPAETTSKDCSPFMFAGQEGIQKFLVVVALLCVPWMLLAKPILIMRSRKEHQPIAPYSNENGDADGLNQHNAPANQGGQQPAQQGGGHGHDNEEMSEIFIHQGIHTIEYVLGSVSHTASYLRLWALSLAHAQLAEVLWNMVLQNGLKQDGWIGGIALWAVFAFWAVLTVGILVLMEGLSAFLHTLRLHWVEFQSKFYAGLGYAFQPFSFEVILDSSSGSSED, encoded by the exons ATggggtcgcttttccgcagTGAAGAGATGTCCCTTTGCCAGCTCTTCTTGCAGAGTGAGGCGGCATATGCATGTGTTTCGGAATTGGGAGAGCTCGGATTGGTTCAGTTTCGTGAT CTTAATCCCGACGTCAATGCGTTCCAACGGAAGTTCGTTAACGAGGTGCGTCGATGTGACGAAATGGAGCGCAAGCTGCGTTACCTTGAGAAGGAGATCAAGAAAGATGGTATCCCCATGCTGGACACCGGCGAAAGTCCTGAAGCACCGCAGCCTCGCGAGATGATCGATCTAGAGGCAACCTTCGAAAAGCTAGAGAACGAGCTACGCGAAGTGAATCAAAACGCCGAAGCTCTCAAGCGTAACTATCTCGAGCTGACCGAACTGAAGCACATCCTGCGTAAGACTCAGGTCTTCTTTGACGAG CAAGAAGGTGGCATGCATACCACCGAATCGATGACCCGAGCGTTGATCACCGACGAATCACGCACTGGCAAGGCTATGGGTCCTGTTCAGCTAGG CTTCGTGGCTGGAGTGATTCTACGAGAACGTTTGCCAGCGTTCGAACGCATGCTTTGGCGTGCTTGCCGTGGCAACGTGTTTCTACGTCAGGCAATGATTGAAGATCCGCTGGAGGATCCTTCAAAC GGAGACAAGGTGTACAAGTCCGTGTTCATCATCTTCTTCCAAGGCGATCAGCTGAAGACACGTGTGAAGAAGATTTGCGAAGGCTTCCGCGCTACGCTGTACCCATGCCCGGAAGCTCCGACCGATCGGCGCGAGATGGCGATGGGTGTGATGACCCGCATCGAGGACCTGCATACCGTCCTCGGACAAACGCAGGATCATCGGCACCGCGTGCTGGTTGCTGCGGCCAAGAATTTGAAGAATTGGTTCGTGAAGGTGCGCAAGATCAAGGCCATCTATCACACGCTGAATTTGTTCAATTTGGACGTAACGCAAAAGTGTCTTATCGCTGAGTGCTGGGTGCCACTGTTGGACTTCGAGACGATCCAGATCGCTTTGCGGCGCGGCACCGAGCGGTCCGGGTCCTCCGTACCGCCGATTCTGAACCGGATGGAAACGTTCGAAGATCCACCGACGTACAACCGGACGAATAAGTTCACGCATGCGTTCCAGGCTCTGATCAATGCGTACGGTGTCGCGAGCTATCGTGAGATGAATCCAGCCCCATACACCATCATCACTTTCCCGTTTCTGTTCGCGGTGATGTTCGGGGATCTTGGTCACGGTACGATCATGGCGCTGTTTGGCTTGTGGATGGTGTTAAAGGAGAAACCGTTGGCAGCTAAGAAATCGGACAACGAAATCTGGAACATATTCTTCGGCGGGCGGTACATCATCTTCCTGATGGGCGTGTTTTCGATGTACACGGGCTTCGTGTACAACGACATCTTTTCCAAGTCACTTAAGGTGTTCAATTCCGCCTGGGTCATCAACTACAATACCTCCACCGTGATGACCAACAAGGCGCTGCAGCTGGACCCGAAGGGTCTCGACTATGCTCAAACGCCCTATCCGTTCGGGTTGGATCCCGTATGGCAAGTGGCTGGGCCGAACAAAATCATCTTCCAGAACGCGTACAAGATGAAGATATCGATCATCTTCGGTGTGATCCACATGTTGTTCGGTGTGTTCGTGGGGCTGTTCAACCATCGGTACTTCAAGAACAAAATGGCCATCTACTGCGAATTCATCCCTCAGGTCATCTTCctggtgtttttgttcttctatATGACGCTGCTGATGTTCATCAAATGGGTGAAGTATTCGGCGAGCTCTAAGGAAATAGCCTTTTCGGAGGGTTGCGCTCCTTCCATTCTGATTACATTCATCAACATGGTACTGTTCAAGCCGGCTGAGACTACCAGCAAAGACTGCTCGCCGTTCATGTTTGCCGGGCAGGAGGGAATCCAGAAGTTCCTCGTCGTGGTGGCGCTGCTTTGCGTCCCCTGGATGTTGCTTGCGAAACCGATCCTGATTATGCGCAGTCGCAAGGAA catcaaCCGATTGCGCCGTACAGCAACGAGAATGGCGACGCTGACGGTTTGAATCAACATAACGCACCCGCCAATCAAGGCGGACAGCAACCGGCACAGCAGGGCGGTGGTCATGGCCACGATAACGAGGAAATGTCCGAGATCTTCATCCACCAGGGCATCCACACGATCGAGTATGTTCTCGGATCCGTTTCGCACACCGCATCGTATCTTCGGCTGTGGGCTCTGTCGTTGGCTCATGCCC AGCTGGCCGAGGTGCTGTGGAACATGGTGTTGCAGAACGGGCTGAAACAAGACGGGTGGATCGGTGGCATCGCTTTGTGGGCTGTGTTCGCGTTCTGGGCCGTGCTGACGGTGGGCATTCTTGTGCTGATGGAGGGTCTCTCGGCGTTCCTGCACACTCTTCGTCTGCACTG GGTTGAGTTCCAGAGCAAATTTTACGCCGGCCTGGGCTACGCCTTCCAGCCATTCTCGTTCGAGGTCATCCTCGATTCTAGTTCCGGCTCGTCAGAAGACTAA